In Xiphophorus hellerii strain 12219 chromosome 8, Xiphophorus_hellerii-4.1, whole genome shotgun sequence, the genomic window CAGGTGTGCGGATATACAGCACTCTCAAATGACGCAAAACAACGTCACTTGTCATCTCAGTGGTGAGTGTACAGGTGTAACCATATGCCAACACATCACGGTAAAAGAAATCTCACCAACCCATGCCTCACTTCTGTAATCTAAATTacctaggttttttttttttttttaaatagttatcATAGATATACCTACATTACAGCcataatataaagaaaataagcGGCTTCCAAATAACGAAGCAGCTTAAAGAGTAGGTCGAATGTTTCTTAAAGTGAAACTAGCACTGCTGGCATTGTTGTTATCTGGTCAGCTGAGTTTTTGAACATGACTGACACCGGGCAGCAGCTTCACTCAACTTACCCGAGAGAACCAGACGCTGAGCTGCGTCTCTGACAGCAAGGCGAAGTAAAGCCTCTGGGAGCTGGGCTGGATATGAAAGGGCTCCTCGGCACTCCTCAGCGGACAAAGCAGCCTCCGGGGCCAGCCGGTTAGAAAATACATGACGGCTGAAACTCCCTCCTCAACTCCAACAGTGCGGAGATCCTccttaaatagtttttaatctaGATGACACATTAGCGGCCGTTTTCGTCAGATTAAAAACTTTGGAAGATCCCAGCCTTTGGCACTGCGCAGGTTATCGGTACGCAGATGCCATAAAGATAGATTCAAGCAGCCAGTGAAGCTACGCGGCTAACTTGAAGCTAATGAGCGGTCCAAGGGAACCCAGAGTTCccgaaaacaaaagcaaaaagaacCGCTGCGTCTCCACTTAGCGTCCAACTGTGAGATGCAAGCATCAAACGGGTCGACTAACTTTCGCTCCCAGTGTCGTATCAATTATTTCGGTGTTTTGACCAGAGGTGTCTGTTCACGGCTAAGAGTCTTCACTCCACTCTGCCTCACCGTCGCCATTTTTACAAGCGTCTATCCGACTTAACGCTGATTGGGCGAGACCAAAGAGTTTGCGTGGTGTTGAAATGTGACGTCAGCTTTGTGTTATGTGAGAAATGTTGCGAGGAAGACAAAATGGCTCGACGCTGACATCTGGCGGCGAAACAAAGTACCtgcagaaacaagaaaagaaaaggtaaatttttcttttaaatttcttaacAAGTCTAAGAAACACACAACAAATATGTCGGAAAGTAAAATTTACAAGTAAACAAAATTGGAGAAAGCTATAAACCTGCTAGTAAAAAACCTgctgtaaacaaaaaacaaaattcccaCTCCAAAAGTTTACCATCCACAGCAtccagtttctttctttctttctttctttctttctttctttctttctttctttctttctttctttctttctttctttctttctttctttctttctttcatggaTTGAGGTGGAAtattgcaataataataataatccaaaaataatatatGGAGAGTAAAAGGGTTGAGTCATATTCCACTCCTTACCTAAAGGCGGCGATGGCACATGGTTTAGTAGAAGCATTCGGAAATGAAACAGTTATTTGCTTAGCATGGTTCACTCATAGCACAAGTCATTTTAAGCTTACCAAAGTTTGTTTGGACTTTAGAGCTAATATAGtatgttgtattttaaataattcaatatttgtCTTTAGTCTGCCGCAGTGAAACATCCAGCTGAAGTTCAGGAgctaaagaaagaaagagagcaaCATGGCTGTGGACATGAGATTACCGACTGTTAAAAACTCAATGTCTCTTTCACATTTTCCTGCTGACCGAAAAGATCTGGTTGTCCCCGGAGATGTTATCACTTCAGACACTGGGTTCATGAGGTACGTAACGAGTAAAACAGTAAAGGAATTTGTTGGACTTGAATTGCCacaccaattttttttgtgctaaataATCAGCTATAgaaaaatgtgccaattttaacatttctttaaactgtTATTTGATAAGCGATGCACCAACTATCTGGTAGAAACTGGaatcggaaaaaaaaaaaaaatctactgtCTCCTCtaagatataaaaaaacaagtttttggATCCTTTTTGTCATCTcccaaaatgataataaaaaagctCATTTTCCTTAACATCCTTGGAAAAGCCTGGTCTCCCCATTTCAGATAAACATTACAGAATCTTATCATGAGTGCTTTTCCTGgtgtattttgcattttgttggaCTTCGCTGGAGATCTCATGaaatttacattgttttatgaGGAGGATAATCccaaaaaaaagtaacattgtTATTTGATTAACaacaattaatacatttaatgtCTAACATTCCGTTTGGATTCTTTAAACTTCAGCCCCAAATACTGAATAAATCTTAGATGTTTTTGTGAGGATGGAACAGCCAGTAGCAAAATCACAAACTTAGAGTTTGGAGCAAATCGATTTCTGCTGTAGATTCACAGATGGTAATATACACAGACGTAGAAATGATATCACTAAATCCAATTACAATGCAGACTTTCGGGCAAAGTCTGCATTGTTTGTGGCTTTTTGACTCCATATTTACAGTTCTCATTTTCCTCCAGGGGTCACGGTACATATGTTGACGAAGACAAGCTGACGGCATCAGTGGCTGGAGAGGTGCAGAGGGTGGACAAACTAATATGTGTCAGACCTCTTAAGACGAGGTGAGTCACTGAACTTTGAACACCTGGTGCTTCTAATAACTGAGATAATTCGTATGTGCTGCTATTACTTAGTTTTGTATCTTGTTGTGTTTTCCGGAAAATTCTGCAAATGGATTTGaattatattgattttttttaatattgcagATTTAATGGTGAAGTTGGAGATGTTGTAGTGGGTAGAATTACAGAGGTGAGAATCTATTTTTACTCCTTGcgctgtaaaaagaaaatggagctCCAAAtgtaaccccccccccaaaaaaaaattagtGAACTTGTTAACATGTGATTGAACTAAGTTTGTCagacttaatttatttatgtttgtttaacatGACAACTTAATAAACTCAATATGTttacttggataaacttaatttgattacttcTAATAAATCAACTCAATTTTCTTAAAGTGGatcacctgttttcttttttttggagtagaaataacatttgtgtgtttgtttttctcttctttctcaaAAACTGTTGGTCCTCCATTTGTGGTAAAATGTAGGTTCAGCAGAAGCGTTGGAAGGTGGAGACCAACTCCAGACTAGATTCTGTCCTCTTGTTGTCATCTGTCAATCTGCCGGGAGGAGAACTGGTGAGATTATCGAAATGactttgattttgtttagtCATTTTTGTGTTACAGTGTTTTCTGAAGTGTTTGATTTCACCTTTTAGAGGAGAAGATCAGCAGAAGATGAGCTCACCATGAGAGAATACCTTCAAGAGGGCGATCTCATCAGTGTAGGGCATCATTAGCCTTGTATTGCCTCTGACTTATATTTTACCGTATTTACTGTTTCCAAGAATAAtgagcatttttacattttcctgtgatttttttttttttaggcagaaGTGCAGTCTGTTTTCTCAGATGGAGCCCTGTCACTTCACACTCGTAGTTTAAAGTATGGAAAAGTAAGTTTTAGTACGCTACAATTATTTCATggaggttttcttctttttatgttgTATTGTGATAATATGCTACTAAGTGATGACCAGTTTACCACTTAAATGCAGTTCTAAGAGGTTGTCTTTACATTTCTTACCTTTATCgttaaaagtagattttttttgtgtgtgttaaaattaattaaagatgactttgtattgctttaaattttttagTTGTCATTTTACCTCAGGGTCTGTTTGTCCTCTTTCTCTCAGTTGGGTCAAGGAGTGCTGGTGCAGCTTTCCCCATCTCTGATCAAGAGGCAGAAAACGCATTTCCACAACCTACCCTGTGGTGCATCCATCATCTTGGGGAATAATGGATTTGTATGGCTGTATCCCACGCCGGGACAGCAAGAAGAGGAAGCTGGCGGCTTCTACACCAGTCTGGAGGTACTGGTGTAAAAGAACCCACAAACACCAATCTGGAGAAAAGCACTGGGAGACCCCAGCtctaattattttcaaatataacCACAAGTGAACTGTGCTTAACTGAGGTTGTTTTTGTGCGTGTgtcctgtctctgtcctctcagcctgtGAGCCTTTCAGATCGAGAGGTGATTTCACGGCTTAGAAACTGCCTACTGGCTTTGGCGGCTCATAAAGTGCTTTTGTATGACACAAGTGTTCTCTATTGCTACGAGTCGTCTCTGCAGCACCAGGTAGGAATCACAAGGTGTTCTGTACATGTAAGATTACATTCTTAAATGTAATCtgtaaagaagaaacaaagttgTATTAAACAAATTGAATGTGAGGCAATTGTGCTGAAATTTCTGCACAATTGAATTGAAACAAATTTGTTCTTGCATCTTGTCAGAAGACGGGTCTATTATGCATGTTACAGTTCCAactataatttatttgttaaagtatttaaatgacagtttttttccttacttttttttttcaaatacaagCCTAAACATCTTGAAATGCCATTGCACATGAGGTTTTTGGGGGTCTTTTTGTTTATGATTTTCCCTTCATAGcagaattattgaaatatttgagCTGTTTGCTTTTATATAAAGATTTGTGTAAATTGCTTATTCTCAATAAAAGCTTCTTTTATCTATTCGCTTGCAGGTCAAGGACGTCTTAAAACCAGAAGTGATGGAGGAGATTGTAATGTTGACACAACAGAAGCTGCTGGAACACGAGAGTTAAGAAGGCACAAAGTATCTaaccaaaattaaaacaaactctgtcTAATAGAACCACTTACATGGCTTAGAtggcttttgttgttttgtatttgaTAAAACTCATAGCTAGTGTTGcgaaaaactgataaaaacaaattggtAAGTTATTAGAAGACATCAGTTGACATCTTTTGATACACAAAGCAATTTTATTGTTTGATTAAATTCTGTAATTTCTATTTTCTCTGGATTCTGTGTGGTCTGTTGTGTGGAACCtcaaagatgaaaaaatgtACAGAAGGTTTTATGGGCAAACATCTCACATCAGCTAAAGGACATACTGTACATCCTTTTTTAAAGACTTCACTGCTAAAGTATTGCTGTACTTCTTTCCCCCTTTTTTATATACTTACCTGTCTTTTTTATGTTCAGTttagcccaaaattattcatacacaTCTGCCAGATTTAGATTTTGaattttcattcaaccaagatCTTTGTTTCTGATAGAAAATGAGACGGGCATCTCTCAGAAGATAACAATCTTCAAAGAGAATCAGCTTTAACAATATTTATCTGCTTCTATTTATGGTTCATCAGAATGTTAAATTATTAGTGCAATAATCATTGGAAGAATcatcaattaaaaaagaaggaaaccatgtataaaatgcaacatttgacTTAATAGGAGCAGTGGTGTTGACTGTATTATCACTAAAATTATATTAAGGTATCAGACATTACCAACTTTTAATGTCACTCCAACAGGTAGGGTTTTTTATTATCATGTTACCTTGCAAGTTGTTCCGAATCACTTGACTAAAATTAAGTTATCCTGTAGTAAACCTTCCAGCAACTGAAGGAAGATAGTTTGTGATTTCAAAACTTCAATTAAATACTATGACTCATTATAGTATCCCAGAGAGTAATTGCAAATGGCAATGCTGAGGATGGAAAGGGTCTCTGGTAGTGGTCAGTCTAGCACCAATCTCAAAGAAACCTCGGACTGAAGACTTGCTGTTTGACAGTCTCATGACACTACGAGCTGTTTGAATATGCAGCTCAATATCTGAGTAGCAGAGATATTTCACAGTAAAGGCCTGGACAATCCCATCAGTTTTTGGCAAGCACCACTAATCCACCTCACTTGCTTTTGCTGTTTCTCTTCAAATCTATATTTGGCCGTATGGTTAGAAAGTCAGGCGAAGGGATGTTAGAATTGAGGATATAATTTTTGCCCATTGTTATTGATGAAACAAATTGaactttctccttttcttcAGTCCTGCTCTGCTTCCATGaagcctccttttcaactcTGAGATTTGGGCCATAGTTCAGGTATTTTTTTGAGATGCTCATCAGTGGCTTCTGTATCAGAGTTCTAACTTAAATCAGTTGTTGAGCTCCAACTGCATCTAACTAGTATCAAAGTTCAAATTATTTCGAGGTGGAGTTCTAATTGtaacaaaatatgttcatgtCTATGTCCTATTGACTGTAACTAATTAGTCTTCCTAGGTTTGTATCTGAGCAGTTTGTGAAGCCCCTTCAGCTCCAAAGCAGTATCCCACGCACGAACGTCACGTCACACGTTGCACCAcccacatttttctgtaaaccaCCTTGCGTATGGAAGTATGGCGGCCTCGGCGAAACAACTGCTCCTCGGCCAAAGTTTACTGCTCCGGTTTTGACGTGAAAGCGATGAATAAGTACGCAAACAGAGCAGGCGGTATCGACGAGCTCGGTTGCTGTGAGCATTGGACAGGGCTTGCGGAAAGAGTCGCTGTTATTTGGCCGGCGGACTTCACTGAACTTCCCTTCGCCTCCTTGATTGAAGCGTCTCCACTCCGGGTATCAGACGGGGAGAAGCTCCATGAGACGGGAAAAGTGGACACGGAAGTTGGAAACTAAGTCATTGCGCTGACTTTGGAAAGTCCAGTCGTAATGTGGGAATGTATGGTGCTAAGACACATTTGTTGAGAGGTTTTAGCGCACTTGTCCGAAATTGTTTGTCGGGAAGCAGCAAGAACCAACTGTTGACTGCTCGACGTGCATTTAGGGTCTGCGCGCTGCATACCACCAGCAGACGTTGGTTAGCTTTCATGGCTCCGGCTAACCAACAGTTTCACTGTTTCTCTGACCACGTAAGTTGTCATACGTATGTATCTTACCTTTGTTAACGTTTTAGAGGCAAAATAAGTTGTTTCCAAgtggtagaaaatattttaatttaccaATATTGCCAGTTGCTGATGATTAACTGTTTATTGCGAGCGGAAAGCTGAGTTAAAGGTACTCCAAATCTACGTGTAGTGTAGAAAAACGTTTAACCgttttctaaaatatgaaaatcaaaatttaaagaTGTGCatatatttcaaaaattattatgcatacagcaatattttttcctttgaaaaataactcaaactgATTGATTTTCAGACGTGCTATTCATTAAGCGTTCAGTTTATCTACTACATTTAGGATGCAATCTAAAACTTTTGCCATCAAGAGCTGTTTGAGTTACTAATTAAAAAATTGCAGACATGTTCATAAGACTCTACaggttttcaaataaaataccatGTCCTGTGAATAATTTTTAGGTTTATTATGTTCTTTGACTCATAGACAACAGGGGAATACAGTAAAATAGAGATGCACCTAAGAGGCTTTCTCTTCCCAAAATCAATTTCCTGAGCCTTGGAAGGCCCAGGAAAACAATTCAAATCAATTAGATTTTAAGTGATTCagatgatttaattttttttagtcaaaaaaaaaaaacacaagaaggaATACATGTAGGGATGGGCACTTATATCATTTATTGTATGGGAATATGGAGACTTGCTTTGACAAAACTCTTAATTGATTATGTTTTCAAACACCCTAACAGATAGTATGGCAGGTATTATCTGTTTgctgtcaaaacaatatttatttatcaaagcaTGCTAAATGTAGCTGgcatatggaaaaaaatatatatttttttaaatgacagttttatttttggtgtgtTTGACAATCTTTGTATTGCCACTTTTAGCATTATTGTAATAAGTGCAACAAAATGTTCTGAATAGATTTTTCTTCCCATATAGTTTATCTGTAGTTAATGCAAATTGGACTGAAGTAGTAGCAGTTTTGAATCTCAGTAGTTTTGAACCTTTATCTGAATTAATCGCCTATTACACTCACTAAATGCTAAGTGCATGCTATTGGTTAAAGCATTTTATAGGAGTGCATTGATTTATCTGCCGGCCAATTTGTCAgcgccaatttccttaattttgggagatcggtgatcggccaattcttacatgtgaagccgattttatccaccgatcttatctacctcagcaaaggtttaaaaatcaaccactgtcctcttctgctgtCCTGTAAGAAAGGTTTGGCTGATTTAAGGTGTAGAAAactggcc contains:
- the exosc2 gene encoding exosome complex component RRP4, with translation MAVDMRLPTVKNSMSLSHFPADRKDLVVPGDVITSDTGFMRGHGTYVDEDKLTASVAGEVQRVDKLICVRPLKTRFNGEVGDVVVGRITEVQQKRWKVETNSRLDSVLLLSSVNLPGGELRRRSAEDELTMREYLQEGDLISAEVQSVFSDGALSLHTRSLKYGKLGQGVLVQLSPSLIKRQKTHFHNLPCGASIILGNNGFVWLYPTPGQQEEEAGGFYTSLEPVSLSDREVISRLRNCLLALAAHKVLLYDTSVLYCYESSLQHQVKDVLKPEVMEEIVMLTQQKLLEHES